From the genome of Zalophus californianus isolate mZalCal1 chromosome 6, mZalCal1.pri.v2, whole genome shotgun sequence, one region includes:
- the LOC113909949 gene encoding small nuclear ribonucleoprotein E-like codes for MAYRGQGQKVQKVMMVQPINLIFRYLQNRSRIQVWLYEQVNMRIEGCIIGFDEYMNLVLDDAEEIHSKTKSRKQLGRIMLKGDNITLLQSVSN; via the coding sequence ATGGCGTACCGTGGCCAGGGCCAAAAAGTGCAGAAGGTGATGATGGTTCAGCCCATCAATCTCATCTTCAGATACTTGCAAAATAGATCTCGAATTCAGGTGTGGCTTTATGAGCAAGTGAACATGCGAATAGAGGGCTGTATCATTGGTTTTGATGAGTACATGAACCTCGTATTAGATGATGCCGAAGAGATTCATTCTAAaacaaagtcaagaaaacaacTGGGTCGGATCATGCTAAAAGGAGATAATATTACCCTGCTCCAGAGTGTCTCCAACTAG